One Malus domestica chromosome 11, GDT2T_hap1 genomic region harbors:
- the LOC103452023 gene encoding ruvB-like protein 1, which produces MDKVRIEEVQSTTKKQRIATHTHIKGLGLEANGRAIPWAAGFVGQGEAREAAGLVVDMIRQKKMAGRALLLAGPPGTGKTALALGISQELGSKVPFCPMVGSEVYSSEVKKTEVLMENFRRAIGLRIKENKEVYEGEVTELTPEETESVSGGYGKSISHVIIGLKTVKGTKQLKLDPTIYDALIKEKVAVGDVIYIEANSGAVKRVGRSDAFATEFDLEAEEYVPLPKGEVHKKKEIVQDVTLHDLDAANARPQGGQDILSLMGQMMKPRKTEITDKLRQEINKVVNRYIDEGVAELVPGVLFIDEVHMLDMECFSYLNRALESSLSPIVIFATNRGICNVRGTDMASPHGIPVDLLDRLVIIRTQTYGLEEMIKILVIRAQVEELAIDDDSLAYLGEIGQESSLRHAVQLLTPASIVAKMNGRDKICKADLEEVATLYLDAKSSTKILQLQQEKYIT; this is translated from the exons ATGGACAAGGTGAGGATAGAAGAGGTTCAGTCCACTACCAAGAAGCAGCGCATAGCCACTCACACCCACATCAAAGGCCTTGGTCTTGag GCCAATGGAAGAGCAATACCTTGGGCAGCTGGCTTTGTTGGTCAGGGGGAGGCAAGAGAAGCTGCTGGCCTTGTTGTTGATATGATACGACAGAAGAAGATGGCTGGTCGGGCACTTCTGCTTGCTGGACCTCCTGGAACAGGAAAGACAGCACTGGCTCTTGGTATATCTCAGGAGCTTGGGAGTAAG GTTCCATTCTGCCCGATGGTTGGATCAGAAGTATACTCATCGGAAGTAAAGAAAACTGAGGTTTTAATGGAAAATTTTAGACGGGCTATTGGTTTGCGTATTAAGGAAAATAAAGAGGTCTATGAAGGAGAG GTGACAGAGCTCACACCAGAAGAAACAGAGAGTGTTAGCGGTGGCTATGGTAAAAGCATTAGTCATGTCATCATTGGATTAAAAACTGTTAAAGGAACCAAGCAACTGAAGTTGGACCCCACTATTTATGATGCATTGATTAAGGAAAAG GTAGCTGTTGGTGATGTTATATACATTGAAGCAAATAGTGGAGCAGTTAAAAGAGTTGGTAGAAGTGATGCTTTTGCTACAGAGTTTGATCTTGAAGCAGAAGAGTACGTACCACTTCCAAAAGGAGAGGTTCACAAAAAGAAGGAGATTGTGCAG GATGTAACACTACATGATCTGGATGCTGCAAATGCGCGGCCTCAAGGTGGTCAAGACATATTATCTCTAATGGGTCAGATGATGAAGCCGAGGAAAACAGAAATTACTGACAAGTTGCgacaagaaataaataag GTTGTTAACCGGTATATTGATGAGGGTGTAGCGGAGCTTGTACCTGGAGTTCTGTTCATTGATGAG GTACATATGCTGGATATGGAGTGCTTTTCGTACTTGAATCGTGCTTTGGAGAGCTCGTTGTCTCCAATAGTGATATTTGCGACCAATAGAGGAATTTGCAATGTAAG AGGGACTGATATGGCTAGTCCTCATGGAATACCCGTTGACTTGTTGGACCGGTTGGTGATCATCCGAACACAGACTTATGGCCTTGAAGAGATGATCAAG ATCTTAGTAATTCGTGCACAAGTGGAGGAACTGGCAATAGATGACGACAGTTTGGCTTACCTCGGAGAGATAGGACAAGAATCATCTTTAAG GCATGCTGTTCAGCTCTTAACACCTGCAAGCATTGTGGCGAAAATGAATGGCAGAGACAAAATCTGCAAG GCTGACCTAGAGGAGGTGGCTACGCTATATCTGGATGCAAAGTCTTCGACAAAGATTCTTCAATTGCAGCAGGAAAAGTACATTACATAA